Proteins from a genomic interval of Zingiber officinale cultivar Zhangliang chromosome 1B, Zo_v1.1, whole genome shotgun sequence:
- the LOC121980541 gene encoding transcription factor BEE 1-like isoform X3 produces the protein MSCSTSMGESLEEFDYLRHSFPFMELEQDFELTSQLSEFDGAVMENQCIGSTDCSNNYYLPHQEFAMPIIKNFSSFLPPVECQQPILKQQPVLGSIGEHIHEERKRKTMAAPYSNSELGSELFSEAGLTEIKTKKMNGSGSGKSHKSNSNEKNNQKEVVHVRARRGQASGNHSLAERERRKKINERMRCLQDHVPGCNKMMGTARILDEIISYVQSLQNQVEFLSMELSAASYFHDYRLEVGSPSKVQVGKADGEQEQRLKGVVEGHGDCTSFHP, from the exons ATGTCCTGTTCCACTTCCATGGGAGAGTCTCTCGAGGAATTCGACTACCTTAGGCATTCCTTTCCTTTCATGGAATTGGAACAAGATTTTGAGCTGACGAGCCAACTTTCTGAGTTCGATGGCGCTGTAATGGAGAATCAGTGCATAGGGTCGACGGATTGCTCGAATAATTACTACTTGCCCCATCAGGAGTTTGCAATGCCAATTATCAAGAACTTCTCAAGCTTCTTGCCGCCCGTAGAATGTCAACAGCCTATTTTAAAGCAGCAGCCTGTCTTAGGTTCAATTGGAGAGCACATccatgaagaaaggaaaaggaagacAATGGCGGCACCATATAGTAATTCTGAGCTTGGTTCAGAGCTTTTCTCAGAGGCTGGATTGACAGAAATCAAGACTAAGAAGATGAAT GGCTCAGGGAGTGGGAAGAGTCACAAAAGCAATTCAAATGAAAAGAACAACCAAAAAGAGGTGGTTCATGTAAGGGCAAGAAGAGGCCAAGCCTCTGGCAACCATAGCCTAGCTGAGAGG gagagaagaaagaagataaaTGAAAGAATGAGGTGTTTACAAGATCATGTTCCGGGATGTAACAAG ATGATGGGCACGGCAAGGATTCTGGATGAGATAATCAGTTATGTGCAATCACTGCAGAACCAAGTTGAG TTTCTCTCAATGGAACTCTCGGCCGCTAGCTATTTTCATGACTACAGACTAGAAGTCGGATCTCCTTCAAAGGTACAG GTAGGTAAAGCAGATGGGGAACAAGAACAAAGACTAAAGGGGGTCGTGGAGGGGCATGGGGATTGCACTAGCTTCCACCCATGA
- the LOC121980541 gene encoding transcription factor BEE 3-like isoform X2: MSCSTSMGESLEEFDYLRHSFPFMELEQDFELTSQLSEFDGAVMENQCIGSTDCSNNYYLPHQEFAMPIIKNFSSFLPPVECQQPILKQQPVLGSIGEHIHEERKRKTMAAPYSNSELGSELFSEAGLTEIKTKKMNFQGSGSGKSHKSNSNEKNNQKEVVHVRARRGQASGNHSLAERERRKKINERMRCLQDHVPGCNKMMGTARILDEIISYVQSLQNQVEFLSMELSAASYFHDYRLEVGSPSKVGKADGEQEQRLKGVVEGHGDCTSFHP; encoded by the exons ATGTCCTGTTCCACTTCCATGGGAGAGTCTCTCGAGGAATTCGACTACCTTAGGCATTCCTTTCCTTTCATGGAATTGGAACAAGATTTTGAGCTGACGAGCCAACTTTCTGAGTTCGATGGCGCTGTAATGGAGAATCAGTGCATAGGGTCGACGGATTGCTCGAATAATTACTACTTGCCCCATCAGGAGTTTGCAATGCCAATTATCAAGAACTTCTCAAGCTTCTTGCCGCCCGTAGAATGTCAACAGCCTATTTTAAAGCAGCAGCCTGTCTTAGGTTCAATTGGAGAGCACATccatgaagaaaggaaaaggaagacAATGGCGGCACCATATAGTAATTCTGAGCTTGGTTCAGAGCTTTTCTCAGAGGCTGGATTGACAGAAATCAAGACTAAGAAGATGAAT TTTCAGGGCTCAGGGAGTGGGAAGAGTCACAAAAGCAATTCAAATGAAAAGAACAACCAAAAAGAGGTGGTTCATGTAAGGGCAAGAAGAGGCCAAGCCTCTGGCAACCATAGCCTAGCTGAGAGG gagagaagaaagaagataaaTGAAAGAATGAGGTGTTTACAAGATCATGTTCCGGGATGTAACAAG ATGATGGGCACGGCAAGGATTCTGGATGAGATAATCAGTTATGTGCAATCACTGCAGAACCAAGTTGAG TTTCTCTCAATGGAACTCTCGGCCGCTAGCTATTTTCATGACTACAGACTAGAAGTCGGATCTCCTTCAAAG GTAGGTAAAGCAGATGGGGAACAAGAACAAAGACTAAAGGGGGTCGTGGAGGGGCATGGGGATTGCACTAGCTTCCACCCATGA
- the LOC121980541 gene encoding transcription factor BEE 3-like isoform X1 encodes MSCSTSMGESLEEFDYLRHSFPFMELEQDFELTSQLSEFDGAVMENQCIGSTDCSNNYYLPHQEFAMPIIKNFSSFLPPVECQQPILKQQPVLGSIGEHIHEERKRKTMAAPYSNSELGSELFSEAGLTEIKTKKMNFQGSGSGKSHKSNSNEKNNQKEVVHVRARRGQASGNHSLAERERRKKINERMRCLQDHVPGCNKMMGTARILDEIISYVQSLQNQVEFLSMELSAASYFHDYRLEVGSPSKVQVGKADGEQEQRLKGVVEGHGDCTSFHP; translated from the exons ATGTCCTGTTCCACTTCCATGGGAGAGTCTCTCGAGGAATTCGACTACCTTAGGCATTCCTTTCCTTTCATGGAATTGGAACAAGATTTTGAGCTGACGAGCCAACTTTCTGAGTTCGATGGCGCTGTAATGGAGAATCAGTGCATAGGGTCGACGGATTGCTCGAATAATTACTACTTGCCCCATCAGGAGTTTGCAATGCCAATTATCAAGAACTTCTCAAGCTTCTTGCCGCCCGTAGAATGTCAACAGCCTATTTTAAAGCAGCAGCCTGTCTTAGGTTCAATTGGAGAGCACATccatgaagaaaggaaaaggaagacAATGGCGGCACCATATAGTAATTCTGAGCTTGGTTCAGAGCTTTTCTCAGAGGCTGGATTGACAGAAATCAAGACTAAGAAGATGAAT TTTCAGGGCTCAGGGAGTGGGAAGAGTCACAAAAGCAATTCAAATGAAAAGAACAACCAAAAAGAGGTGGTTCATGTAAGGGCAAGAAGAGGCCAAGCCTCTGGCAACCATAGCCTAGCTGAGAGG gagagaagaaagaagataaaTGAAAGAATGAGGTGTTTACAAGATCATGTTCCGGGATGTAACAAG ATGATGGGCACGGCAAGGATTCTGGATGAGATAATCAGTTATGTGCAATCACTGCAGAACCAAGTTGAG TTTCTCTCAATGGAACTCTCGGCCGCTAGCTATTTTCATGACTACAGACTAGAAGTCGGATCTCCTTCAAAGGTACAG GTAGGTAAAGCAGATGGGGAACAAGAACAAAGACTAAAGGGGGTCGTGGAGGGGCATGGGGATTGCACTAGCTTCCACCCATGA